A single window of Maylandia zebra isolate NMK-2024a linkage group LG2, Mzebra_GT3a, whole genome shotgun sequence DNA harbors:
- the si:ch211-153b23.7 gene encoding uncharacterized protein si:ch211-153b23.7 isoform X1 — protein MDGDLLSLSSSSSLSSSAAEGEPTGGQKDASPKSDSSLPQSQQEPKSAEEELWVQEESPVADRLLSTEEQVTLITESLTVTSTDQEKLLLLNKNTELRRVNKELMKLNEDWDQVYRSATLRLQHRLEALELENSAIKQLNNRLLLKVEHQQSAKEYYEQALMQELKKNQELQEYIRLLESRLHHPGRDFTPAKPGSFTTVMRGPALGPGSHPDLSCGSAQNPSPSFFPASTSPEAEYQRKGQASSSPLGVLENSKQEVHDLKEQLEALRCQTEIYEAEYQTEHNDHKHTLQENRRLRKKREEMRQQVALLQEQLKIYEDDFRRERSDKQMLQRLLLQKTSENKNPVLIHRCNNEQQLLGGDKRPQNGEKRKQHHPLCPKHPNRDKESV, from the exons ATGGATGGAGATCTGCTGTCTTTGTCATCTTCCTCCTCGTTATCATCTTCAGCAGCAGAAGGAGAACCAACAGGAGGACAGAAAGATGCTTCACCTAAAAGTGACAGCAGCCTTCCTCAGAGCCAACAGGAACCCAAATCAGCTGAAGAAGAGTTATG GGTGCAGGAGGAGAGTCCCGTGGCTGACAGGCTGCTGTCCACAGAGGAGCAGGTGACTCTGATCACAGAGAGTCTGACAGTCACCTCGACTGACCAggaaaagctgctgctgctcaacaAGAACACTGAGCTCCGCAGAGTCAACAAGGAG CTGATGAAGCTGAACGAGGACTGGGACCAGGTGTACCGCAGTGCCACGCTGCGTCTACAGCACAGGCTGGAGGCTTTGGAGCTGGAGAACAGCGCAATCAAACAGCTAAACAACAGACTGCTCCTCAAAGTTGAACATCAGCAG AGTGCAAAGGAGTACTATGAGCAAGCATTGATGCAGGAGCTAAAGAAGAACCAAGAGCTGCAAGAATATATCAGGCTGCTGGAGAGCAGGTTGCACCACCCAGGGAGAGACTTCACACCTGCCAAACCG GGAAGCTTTACTACTGTGATGCGAGGTCCAGCTCTGGGCCCCGGAAGTCATCCTGACCTGTCTTGCGGCTCTGCGCAAAACCCTTCACCCTCCTTTTTCCCAGCTTCTACCAGCCCAGAGGCTGAGTATCAGCGAAAAGGCCAGGCCAGCAGTTCCCCACTGGGAGTGCTGGAAAACTCCAAGCAAGAAGTGCATGATTTAAAAGAGCAGCTGGAGGCACTGAGATGTCAG ACTGAGATATATGAGGCAGAATATCAGACAGAGCACAACGACCACAAGCACACGCTGCAGGAGAACCGAaggctgaggaagaagagagaggaGATGCGCCAACAGGTGGCACTACTGCAAGAACAG CTTAAGATATATGAGGATGACTTCAGACGGGAGCGGTCGGACAAACAGATGCTGCAGAGGCTGCTGTTACAGAAGACGtctgaaaacaaaaaccctGTGCTCATCCACCGCTGTAATAATGAGCAGCAGCTGCTAGGGGGCGACAAGAGACCACAAAATGGAGAGAAAAGGaaacagcaccacccactcTGCCCAAAGCACCCAAACAGGGACAAAGAGTCAGTGTGA
- the si:ch211-153b23.7 gene encoding uncharacterized protein si:ch211-153b23.7 isoform X2 produces the protein MCLRRSLALRGMRVQEESPVADRLLSTEEQVTLITESLTVTSTDQEKLLLLNKNTELRRVNKELMKLNEDWDQVYRSATLRLQHRLEALELENSAIKQLNNRLLLKVEHQQSAKEYYEQALMQELKKNQELQEYIRLLESRLHHPGRDFTPAKPGSFTTVMRGPALGPGSHPDLSCGSAQNPSPSFFPASTSPEAEYQRKGQASSSPLGVLENSKQEVHDLKEQLEALRCQTEIYEAEYQTEHNDHKHTLQENRRLRKKREEMRQQVALLQEQLKIYEDDFRRERSDKQMLQRLLLQKTSENKNPVLIHRCNNEQQLLGGDKRPQNGEKRKQHHPLCPKHPNRDKESV, from the exons ATGTGTTTGCGGAGGAGTTTAGCCTTGAGGGGAATGAG GGTGCAGGAGGAGAGTCCCGTGGCTGACAGGCTGCTGTCCACAGAGGAGCAGGTGACTCTGATCACAGAGAGTCTGACAGTCACCTCGACTGACCAggaaaagctgctgctgctcaacaAGAACACTGAGCTCCGCAGAGTCAACAAGGAG CTGATGAAGCTGAACGAGGACTGGGACCAGGTGTACCGCAGTGCCACGCTGCGTCTACAGCACAGGCTGGAGGCTTTGGAGCTGGAGAACAGCGCAATCAAACAGCTAAACAACAGACTGCTCCTCAAAGTTGAACATCAGCAG AGTGCAAAGGAGTACTATGAGCAAGCATTGATGCAGGAGCTAAAGAAGAACCAAGAGCTGCAAGAATATATCAGGCTGCTGGAGAGCAGGTTGCACCACCCAGGGAGAGACTTCACACCTGCCAAACCG GGAAGCTTTACTACTGTGATGCGAGGTCCAGCTCTGGGCCCCGGAAGTCATCCTGACCTGTCTTGCGGCTCTGCGCAAAACCCTTCACCCTCCTTTTTCCCAGCTTCTACCAGCCCAGAGGCTGAGTATCAGCGAAAAGGCCAGGCCAGCAGTTCCCCACTGGGAGTGCTGGAAAACTCCAAGCAAGAAGTGCATGATTTAAAAGAGCAGCTGGAGGCACTGAGATGTCAG ACTGAGATATATGAGGCAGAATATCAGACAGAGCACAACGACCACAAGCACACGCTGCAGGAGAACCGAaggctgaggaagaagagagaggaGATGCGCCAACAGGTGGCACTACTGCAAGAACAG CTTAAGATATATGAGGATGACTTCAGACGGGAGCGGTCGGACAAACAGATGCTGCAGAGGCTGCTGTTACAGAAGACGtctgaaaacaaaaaccctGTGCTCATCCACCGCTGTAATAATGAGCAGCAGCTGCTAGGGGGCGACAAGAGACCACAAAATGGAGAGAAAAGGaaacagcaccacccactcTGCCCAAAGCACCCAAACAGGGACAAAGAGTCAGTGTGA
- the zgc:174917 gene encoding L-threonyl-[L-threonyl-carrier protein] 4-chlorinase, producing MTASTEKLRESYNQQGFLSALPVLNETELREARDAFSKLEMEFGTEYTQYSLHNAHLQYPWVMNLTKHPHILQVITAVLGPDVILLDSRFICKYPASVKPAKEETIAQSNGHAEKDELPYVAWHQDMRYWGITGGPVLSVWLALDDSLKENGALRVIPGSHCSGMLPHRQALRPGNMLSVNQEIPEELVQVEEAVLCPLLAGQMSIHDGLLVHASDANTSQKRRCGFVIRYVPTCAYPTEDPDRPRKFHATKLVSGTDAFNHFSNKST from the exons ATGACTGCATCCACAGAGAAACTGCGAGAGAGCTACAACCAGCAGGGCTTCCTCTCGGCACTGCCTGTGCTGAATGAGACAGAGCTGAGGGAAGCAAGAGATGCCTTTTCTAAGTTGGAGATGGAATTTG GTACTGAGTACACGCAGTACAGCCTTCACAATGCTCACCTCCAGTATCCATGGGTGATGAACCTGACCAAGCACCCTCACATCCTGCAAGTGATCACAGCCGTCTTGGGCCCAGATGTGATCCTGCTGGATTCCCGCTTCATCTGCAAATACCCAGCATCGGTCAAACCAGCCAAGGAGGAAACAATTGCCCAAAGCAATGGGCACGCTGAAAAAGATGAACTTCCATACGTGGCCTGGCATCAGGACATGAG GTACTGGGGTATCACTGGCGGCCCTGTTCTTTCTGTGTGGCTTGCTTTGGATGACTCACTAAAAGAAAACGGTGCCCTGCGGGTTATCCCAG GCAGCCACTGCTCAGGCATGTTGCCCCATCGCCAAGCCCTCCGCCCTGGGAACATGCTGTCAGTGAACCAGGAGATCCCAGAGGAGCTGGTGCAGGTGGAGGAAGCTGTGTTATGCCCTCTGTTAGCTGGACAGATGTCT ATTCATGATGGACTCCTTGTGCATGCAAGTGATGCCAACACATCACAAAAGAGACGCTGTGGGTTTGTGATCCGTTACGTTCCCACCTGTGCTTACCCCACAGAG GATCCTGATCGTCCAAGGAAGTTTCATGCAACAAAGTTGGTCAGCGGGACAGACGCATTCAATCATTTCTCCAACAAAAGCACATGA
- the si:ch211-153b23.5 gene encoding putative glutamine amidotransferase-like class 1 domain-containing protein 3B, mitochondrial has product MAKRVAVILSGCGVYDGTEVHEASAILVHLSRAGAKVQMFAPNADQMHVVNHCEGKPTEEKRNILQESARIARGEVTDLAELDVSAFDAAIIPGGFGVAKNLSDWAVKNKDCAIQPNVEKVIKAFHKAGKPLGMCCIAPILAAKILPGCELTVGQDKECDKWPYAQTAGALKDLGCKHVNKDVEEVHVDAKNKLVTTSAFMCNAPIHKVYDGIGVMVKETLKLA; this is encoded by the exons ATGGCCAAGCGTGTTGCAGTCATTCTGTCAGGCTGTGGAGTGTATGACGGCACAGAGGTCCACGAGGCCTCTGCCATCCTTGTCCACCTGAGTCGTGCAGGAGCAAAA gtgcagatgtttgctcCAAATGCAGATCAGATGCATGTTGTAAACCACTGCGAGGGGAAACCcacagaagagaagagaaacatcCTGCAGGAAAGCGCCCGTatcgccaggggtgaggtgacGGATCTGGCAGAGCTAGATGTCTCAGCATTTGATGCTGCCATCATCCCAG GGGGCTTCGGTGTGGCTAAGAACCTGAGTGACTGGGCAGTGAAGAATAAGGACTGTGCCATCCAGCCAAATGTAGAGAAGGTCATCAAGGCCTTCCACAAAGCTGGAAAGCCGCTGGGTATGTGCTGCATCGCGCCCATCCTAGCTGCAAAAATCCTGCCGGGCTGCGAGCTCACCGTGGGGCAGGACAAAGAGTGTGACAA GTGGCCATATGCTCAGACAGCAGGCGCCCTGAAGGATTTGGGCTGCAAACACGTGAACAAAGATGTGGAAGAAGTTCATGTTGATGCCAAAAACAAGCTGGTGACCACCTCTGCCTTCATGTGCAACGCTCCCATTCACAAAGTCTATGATGGAATAGGTGTCATGGTTAAAGAAACGCTGAAACTGGCTTAA
- the si:ch211-153b23.4 gene encoding uncharacterized protein si:ch211-153b23.4: MSTEGDTTAMALSGSLHISVGILSIGGGSLLLLVNGYGSTPEKDLVPHTALGILLLITAALLAYSGIRHSLSHGRLFSTLCLTVSALWCGSGLVYILGGQRVIQPTQLRFAFVPGLAAFILALLIIGIAAVVAKKAVLFLIAVGISLASAHQIAGLTAVGFGLYATAANYFLVCLVCLYFGSGRLLSVITHGKVELPGTGAKKKAELKAEQNQGCNDAVSVSLAMNLLSASVLACPLLGVVPELSVGHVPWLWTAGVFQLGMCILFYRGMDMLAATFYGFTSLFAFAEGYSALLSFYSIRPYSPVPFPVVFSVLFFILALFSTQKDLLEGFYQLFFVAYSIALAAQPQGFFQAGTQGVQAAIFVASACMLLITTFNMASSTKIPTGQSCFKALVGRMQSVTLRAHDKELHTPYLGYSKYADAEVLGHASNVLATFAITATVGSQNPLFVLILPWVVMAGGALELLCGAVAFARGKTFESTVFILYGVMWTVWGLTRYGGLYGETRGLNIAVGIITFLVFNILVTAAALFMNVAWFVYAFTFHLILISFLLDAMGSLPYGYDIGVTIIFGLVSFYFFLAHIFNSTFKSPQIPLGNPIIKLTGAGGGAAVCPHLPARKATSVLQIAEIMKNGGICGMPTDTVYVLVAACNRPDAVIKAYKVKKQAEDRPMSMWISSVKQLEPVRHLLSPLLLDFMEAAWPSSISMVIPRGPWMEIFGLGDAAKHIGTPQSIAIRNPDCSVATHLIGLVGPIAVTSANPTGEADTTHHNQVYAKLGNKVDGVLCDGPSPENIASTVVDCTKIETGQIGFFRVGLIPKSKVLQIFEEVQRRHRQGQTNPAFQYDMELPLTERDISEVGSTEDSGRESENSTPCPPSLEENPVLGNGS, translated from the exons ATGTCGACAGAGGGAGACACTACAGCCATGGCTCTAAGCGGCTCTCTGCACATATCCGTCGGCATCCTGAGCATCGGCGGTG GTTCACTCCTGCTTTTGGTGAATGGTTATGGCAGCACTCCTGAAAAAGACTTGGTCCCCCACACTGCACTGGGAATTCTGCTTCTCATCACTGCAGCGCTTCTGGCTTACTCAG GAATCCGTCACAGTCTGTCCCACGGCCGCCTGTTTTCCACCCTGTGTCTCACTGTTTCTGCTCTGTGGTGTGGCTCTGGTCTGGTGTATATCCTGGGAGGGCAGAGGGTCATACAGCCCACACAGCTGAGATTCGCTTTTGTCCCAGGCCTTGCAGCATTTATATTGGCCTTGCTCATCATAGGCATTGCTGCTGTTGTAGCAAAGAAAGCAGTTCTCTTTCTCATAGCTGTTGGTATCTCCTTAGCTTCCGCCCATCAGATCGCAGGTCTGACAGCGGTAGGTTTTGGCCTGTATGCCACAGCTGCTAACTACTTCCTTGTCTGTCTGGTGTGTCTTTACTTTGGTTCTGGAcgtctgctgtctgtgatcacTCACGGTAAAGTGGAACTTCCTGGAACAGGTGCGAAGAAGAAAGCTGAGCTGAAAGCAGAGCAGAACCAGGGGTGTAATGATGCCGTGTCAGTGAGTTTGGCGATGAATTTATTATCTGCGTCTGTATTAGCCTGCCCCCTGCTAGGTGTGGTCCCTGAGCTCTCTGTCGGTCATGTCCCCTGGCTGTGGACAGCTGGCGTGTTCCAGCTCGGCATGTGTATCCTCTTTTACAGAGGTATGGACATGCTTGCTGCCACTTTTTATGGCTTCACTTCCCTCTTCGCGTTTGCAGAGGGTTACAGTGCCCTGCTGTCATTTTATTCCATTCGGCCTTACTCACCTGTTCCCTTTCCTGTTGTCTTCTCAGTTCTTTTCTTCATACTGGCTCTGTTCAGTACTCAGAAGGACCTGCTGGAGGGCTTCTACCAGCTATTCTTTGTCGCCTATTCTATTGCTCTTGCAGCCCAGCCTCAAGGCTTTTTCCAAGCAGGCACTCAAGGTGTCCAGGCAGCTATATTTGTGGCTTCTGCTTGCATGCTTTTGATTACCACCTTTAACATGGCCTCTAGTACCAAGATTCCCACAGGGCAGAGCTGTTTCAAGGCTTTAGTTGGCAGGATGCAGAGCGTTACTCTCAGGGCACATGACAAAGAATTGCACACACCTTACCTGGGCTACTCTAAATATGCAGATGCAGAGGTGTTAGGCCATGCATCCAATGTGCTGGCTACTTTCGCAATCACAGCCACAGTAGGTAGCCAAAATCCTCTCTTTGTGCTGATTCTACCCTGGGTGGTCATGGCTGGCGGAGCACTGGAGCTGCTGTGCGGCGCAGTAGCCTTTGCTCGTGGTAAAACCTTTGAGAGCACAGTCTTTATTCTCTATGGGGTGATGTGGACGGTGTGGGGGCTGACACGATATGGCGGCCTGTATGGGGAGACCAGAGGTCTTAACATTGCTGTTGGGATCATTACCTTCCTTGTGTTCAACATTTTAGTAACAGCTGCAGCGTTGTTTATGAACGTCGCATGGTTTGTCTACGCATTTACCTTCCATCTCATACTCATCAGCTTCCTGCTGGACGCCATGGGCTCGCTGCCTTATGGCTATGACATAGGAGTCACAATCATCTTTGGCCttgtcagtttttattttttcttggcACACATTTTCAACAGCACCTTCAAGTCTCCTCAGATCCCCTTAGGAAACCCTATTATCAAGCTGACTGGAGCAGGGGGAGGGGCAGCTGTCTGTCCACATTTACCAGCCCGTAAAGCCACATCTGTCCTACAGATTGCAG AAATCATGAAAAATGGCGGCATATGTGGAATGCCTACTGACACCGTCTATGTGCTGGTGGCTGCTTGCAACAGACCTGATGCTGTAATCAAAGCTTACAA GGTGAAGAAGCAGGCAGAGGACCGTCCCATGTCCATGTGGATCTCCTCTGTCAAGCAGCTGGAGCCGGTGCGACACCTGCTGAGCCCTCTGCTTCTGGACTTCATGGAGGCTGCGTGGCCATCTTCCATTAGCATGGTTATACCAAGAG GCCCGTGGATGGAAATCTTTGGTTTGGGAGATGCTGCCAAACACATTGGGACTCCACAAAGCATTGCTATCAGAAACCCCGACTGTTCTGTAGCCACACATCTCATTGGTTTG GTGGGGCCCATTGCAGTAACATCAGCCAACCCCACAGGTGAAGCTGATACAACTCACCACAATCAAGTGTATGCCAAACTGGGAAACAAG GTGGATGGAGTGTTATGTGATGGACCCTCCCCAGAGAACATTGCATCTACTGTGGTTGACTGCACCAAGATTGAAACTGGACAAATTGGTTTCTTTAGAGTCGGTCTCATTCCAAAATCAAAG GTTCTTCAAATCTTTGAGGAGGTTCAGAGGCGGCACAGACAAGGGCAGACCAATCCTGCCTTTCAGTATGATATGGAGCTACCACTTACAGAAAGAGACATTTCAGAAGTGGGAAGCACCGAAGATTCGGGAAGAGAGTCTGAAAACTCAACACCCTGCCCGCCTTCACTTGAAGAAAATCCAGTCCTCGGGAATGGATCGTAG